The Bactrocera tryoni isolate S06 unplaced genomic scaffold, CSIRO_BtryS06_freeze2 scaffold_517, whole genome shotgun sequence genome has a segment encoding these proteins:
- the LOC120781232 gene encoding nascent polypeptide-associated complex subunit alpha, protein MTAEVTEIITDAAASATSEVKAAEVRIEDDASDCGSEDSIPELEDAAAGTTQLGGGATGLPVDLVSKAKQSRGEKKARKIMLKLGLKQIQGVNRVTIRKSKNILFVINNPDVYKNPHSDTYIVFGEAKIEDLSQQAQVAAAEKFKAPEAASIAETLGTASSVAPIAEEDEEEVDETGVDEKDIELVITQANTTRAKAIRALKKHNNDIVNAIMELTMI, encoded by the coding sequence ATGACTGCCGAAGTTACAGAAATCATTACTGACGCCGCTGCTTCTGCTACTAGTGAAGTAAAGGCTGCAGAAGTACGCATTGAAGATGATGCTAGCGATTGTGGATCTGAGGACAGCATTCCTGAGCTGGAAGATGCTGCTGCAGGTACAACACAGTTGGGCGGTGGTGCCACTGGTCTTCCCGTTGATTTGGTTTCAAAAGCCAAGCAATCGCGTGGGGAAAAAAAAGCACGAAAGATTATGCTTAAACTTGGTTTAAAGCAAATTCAAGGAGTTAATCGCGTAACTATTCGAAAGTCGAAGAATATACTATTTGTAATCAACAATCCTGATGTTTACAAAAATCCCCACAGcgatacatatattgtattcgGCGAGGCAAAGATTGAAGATTTATCACAACAAGCCCAAGTCGCAGCAGCTGAAAAATTCAAAGCTCCTGAAGCGGCAAGTATTGCAGAGACATTAGGCACAGCTTCATCGGTAGCCCCTATTGCAGAGGAGGATGAAGAAGAAGTAGATGAGACCGGTGTCGATGAGAAAGATATTGAGCTGGTAATCACCCAGGCTAACACTACACGTGCAAAGGCCATACGAGCTCTTAAAAAACACAATAATGATATTGTTAACGCAATTATGGAGTTAACGATGATTTAA